The Deltaproteobacteria bacterium DNA window CGCCGCCGCAATCGCGAACACGAGCTTGCGCCGCAGCGCGTCGAGCAGCGCCTCGCGCCAGAGCAGGAGGAACGCGCTCATCCTCGCACCAGCCGCACGAAGGCGTCTTCGAGGCTCTCGCCCTCGCGCACGATCTCGGCGATCGGGCCGCCCGCGGCGAGCTTGCCGCCGTGCAGGATCGCCACGCGATCGCAGGTGCGCTCGATCTCGGAGAGCACGTGCGAGCAGAGCAGCACCGCGGCGCCGTCGTCGCGCGCGCGCTGGATCCACGTGCGCGCGTCGCGGATGCCGAGCGGATCGAGGCCGCTGGTGGGCTCGTCGAGCAGAAGCAGCGCGGGCTTGCCGATCAGTGCCATCGCGAAGCCGACGCGTTGGCGTAGTCCCTTCGAGAGCGCGCCAATGCGGTCGCTCGCGCGGTCGCCGACGCCGACGTAGTCGAGCATCTCCGCGACCGCCGAATCTCGCCCCGCGCCTGACAAGCCGGCGAGCCCCGCCGAGAGCGTGACGGCACCGCGTACGCTCGCGCGCTCGGGCAGTGAGACGCGCTCGGGCAGGAAGCCGACGCCGCGCCGCGCTTGCGGGTCGCGCGGATCGTGACCGCGCAGCGTGACGACGCCTCGCGTCGGGGCCGCGAATCCGAGCAGGAGGCGCAGCGCCGTGGTCTTGCCCGCGCCGTTCGGACCTAACAATCCCAGCGCGGCGCCTTCCTCGAGCGCGAAGCTCACGCCGTCCAGCGCAGTGCGTGCGCCGTAGCGCTTCGTCACGTCCACGAGCTCGAGGGCGGTCACGCGCGCACGGTAGGCGGCGGCTCGCGCGCATCAAGCGCGGACTACGCTGCGCGCATGCCCCGCGCGCACATCGAGCTCGCCGACGCGAAGAGCATCCTCACGCGCACCTCGGGCTACCTCGCGGGCTTTACGCACACGCTGCAGCCCTACGCGGGCTGCCAGTTCTCGTGCGAGTACTGCTACGTGCGCGAGCTGGCGGTGCAGCGCACGAACCGCTTCGGCCTCGCGTGGTCGCGCTGGCTCGTCGCGAAGCGCAACGCGCCGGCGCTGCTCGCGCGCGCGAAGCTCGACCGTGCCCGCATCTTCATGTCGTCCGCGACCGACCCGTACACGCCGATCGAGCGCAAGCTAGGCCTCACGCGAGCGTGTCTCGAAGTGCTCGCCGCGCGTCCCCCCGCGGCGCTGATCGTGCAGACGCGCAGCCCCCTCGTCGTGCGCGACGCCGCGCTGCTCGCGCGCATCCCGCGCTGTGCGGTGAGCTTAACCGTGACGACCTGCGACGAGCAGGTGCGCCGCCTGCTCGAGCCCGACTCGCCGCGGTTCGCGCGCCGCGTCGCGACGCTGCGCGCGCTGCACGAAGCCGGCGTGCGCGTGCAGGCCGCGCTCTCGCCGCTGCTCCCGGGCGACACACGCGCCCTCGCGCGCGCGATCGCGCCGTACGTGCAGCGCGTCGTGCTCGACGACTTCTTCCGCGGCGACGGCGCCGGCGGCCGCCGCAGCGTGCGCGCGCTGCGCAGGCTCGAAGCTGCGGGCTACGCGAAGTGGGCGCAGCCCGGGTATGCGAGCGAGGCGGAGGAGTTGTTACGAAGAGAGCTGGGGAGAGAGCGGGTGGTGGTGTCGAAGGAGGGGTTTGCGGAGCTGGGCTGGCTCGGCGCTTAGCGTTGGACGCGGCGCGAGATGACGGTTCTCATTGCGATGACAAGAGCCGCAGCAAGCTCTCGTGGCCGCCGGTGGCGAAGATCTCGACCGCACGGCGTGCTTCCGCGAGCGAGAGCTCGCGAGTCGGAGCGGATATCCGGCCTCGGCTGGACAAGAGACCGAACAGTCGCCGGACCTCGCCTCGGTATGAGTAGTCGTTCACGAAGAACATGTCGTCGGGCTCGCCGCAGCCCGACACCCAAAACAGCCGGTCCTCTTCGATGTCCAGGACCGAGAACGTGGGCGAGACCTTCTGCAAGCGGTTCGCGGCGACGATCTGGCCCGCCCAATCGAAGGCATCGAACGCCTCGAGGATCTCGCGCGCGCTCGCGACGCCGCGATCATCGACCTGACGAGGGTCGAACTCGGCGAACTGAAGGTTGTAGGAGTAGGTCGGCACTCAGCGGACGATGCGACCACGCCGACCTGGCAGCAACGTGCGCGCGGCTCGCCGTCGCCGCAGCGCAACCGGGGGCGCGGCAGCGTGATGCTGCGCGCCCTCCGGTGCGCTTTCCCGACTCCGCGTGCGACTCGCACCAGCGCGACTGTGCGCCGCGCGGCCAGCGGTCTCGCGCGCGAGCCGGAGAAGAGAGAGGCGCGGCGACTGATTCGCGTCGCCGCGCCGAGAGCTCAGTGCGATCCGATCGGATCCTGGAACACGTAGCGGTACGGCTTCTTGATCAGCATCTCGGTGGGCTTGCCGATCTCGGACGGCTGAATCGCGGCGGTC harbors:
- a CDS encoding ABC transporter ATP-binding protein; its protein translation is MTALELVDVTKRYGARTALDGVSFALEEGAALGLLGPNGAGKTTALRLLLGFAAPTRGVVTLRGHDPRDPQARRGVGFLPERVSLPERASVRGAVTLSAGLAGLSGAGRDSAVAEMLDYVGVGDRASDRIGALSKGLRQRVGFAMALIGKPALLLLDEPTSGLDPLGIRDARTWIQRARDDGAAVLLCSHVLSEIERTCDRVAILHGGKLAAGGPIAEIVREGESLEDAFVRLVRG
- a CDS encoding radical SAM protein, whose amino-acid sequence is MPRAHIELADAKSILTRTSGYLAGFTHTLQPYAGCQFSCEYCYVRELAVQRTNRFGLAWSRWLVAKRNAPALLARAKLDRARIFMSSATDPYTPIERKLGLTRACLEVLAARPPAALIVQTRSPLVVRDAALLARIPRCAVSLTVTTCDEQVRRLLEPDSPRFARRVATLRALHEAGVRVQAALSPLLPGDTRALARAIAPYVQRVVLDDFFRGDGAGGRRSVRALRRLEAAGYAKWAQPGYASEAEELLRRELGRERVVVSKEGFAELGWLGA